One Ignavibacterium sp. DNA segment encodes these proteins:
- a CDS encoding glycosyltransferase N-terminal domain-containing protein, with product MKIVFYIFYNFLLLPVLYAALRLAGIFNKKIRIGIIGRKRVYEELILNASAIDKNKKLVWFHSSSLGEFEQAKPIIEQLKKDKDVNVLITFFSPSGYINSNKYPHADLISYIPFDTRQNAKKFISITNPALAIFMRYDLWPNIIETLNKKNIPAYLVDATLRGNSPRSFPVIKSFHKILYNYLDKILTVSSKDAGEFRKFGISENKIVIAGDTRFDRVYKRSLLAKEKKLISDNIIKNKKVFVAGSTWEQDEEVIFPAFIKLANFDDKVIMIVAPHEPTVIHLEKIENEFSGKLKTIRFSHLNNYSDEKVILIDSIGILLTLYTYADVAFVGGSFKQNIHNVLEAAVYGTPVLFGPKIENSQEAIRLVEIGGGIIIKDKRTAYKNLRKLFSEEKLRKETGQISSEYVKTNIGATQKILSMIYPAI from the coding sequence ATGAAAATAGTTTTTTACATATTTTACAACTTTCTGCTTTTACCTGTACTTTATGCGGCTTTAAGACTTGCGGGAATCTTTAACAAAAAAATACGAATCGGTATAATCGGACGAAAAAGAGTTTATGAAGAATTAATTCTTAATGCGTCTGCTATTGATAAAAATAAAAAGCTTGTCTGGTTTCATTCATCTTCATTAGGAGAGTTTGAACAGGCAAAACCAATTATTGAACAGTTGAAAAAAGACAAAGATGTTAATGTTTTAATTACCTTTTTTTCTCCATCAGGATATATTAATTCAAATAAATATCCGCATGCTGATCTTATCTCCTATATTCCTTTCGATACAAGACAAAATGCAAAAAAGTTTATCTCAATTACAAATCCTGCATTAGCAATTTTTATGAGATATGATTTATGGCCAAATATTATAGAGACACTCAACAAAAAGAATATCCCTGCTTATTTGGTTGATGCTACATTGCGCGGAAACTCTCCGCGAAGCTTTCCGGTAATAAAATCATTTCATAAAATTCTTTACAACTATCTTGATAAGATTTTAACCGTTTCTTCAAAAGATGCCGGAGAATTCAGAAAATTCGGAATATCAGAAAACAAAATCGTTATAGCAGGTGATACACGATTTGACAGGGTTTATAAACGAAGTTTATTAGCAAAAGAAAAAAAATTAATCTCAGATAATATTATTAAGAATAAAAAAGTATTTGTTGCCGGAAGTACCTGGGAGCAGGATGAAGAAGTGATTTTTCCGGCATTTATTAAACTTGCAAATTTTGATGATAAAGTGATAATGATAGTTGCACCGCATGAGCCTACAGTAATCCATCTTGAAAAAATTGAAAATGAATTTTCTGGTAAGCTAAAGACTATCCGCTTTTCACATCTTAACAATTATTCTGATGAAAAAGTTATTCTGATTGATTCAATCGGCATATTGCTTACATTATACACTTATGCTGATGTTGCTTTTGTTGGCGGAAGCTTTAAGCAAAATATTCATAATGTACTTGAAGCTGCAGTATATGGGACTCCGGTTTTGTTCGGGCCGAAGATTGAGAACTCTCAGGAAGCAATCAGGCTTGTTGAGATTGGCGGAGGAATAATTATAAAAGATAAAAGAACTGCTTATAAAAATCTCAGAAAATTATTTTCAGAAGAGAAACTTAGAAAAGAGACCGGACAAATTTCATCTGAATATGTAAAAACCAATATAGGTGCAACTCAGAAAATACTTAGCATGATATATCCTGCTATCTGA
- a CDS encoding DUF2459 domain-containing protein, with the protein MNLSSQFFVKDSKLNSNQKHTIYFIKQNWHTAIVFDTKDLNSVKFLEYDNFKKYTLIDIGWGDEEFYQSPGFDLGLAIKALFYSTPSALRVEGLNLTKEQYFDLSEIVIELEITKEQISKIFEFINNSFLLDTNNTPIILSNKAEGKIVFYKAKDSYHLFNTCNTWLARCLNSAGIIIDENVVLTEQLFNELSKAGRIIKPE; encoded by the coding sequence TTGAATCTCTCATCTCAATTTTTTGTTAAAGATAGTAAGTTAAATTCCAATCAGAAACACACAATCTACTTTATTAAACAGAACTGGCACACTGCAATTGTATTTGATACAAAAGACCTGAATTCTGTTAAATTCTTAGAGTATGATAATTTTAAAAAATATACTTTAATAGATATTGGCTGGGGCGATGAAGAATTTTATCAATCCCCCGGATTTGATTTGGGTTTGGCTATTAAGGCTTTATTTTATTCAACACCATCCGCTTTACGGGTTGAAGGACTTAATCTTACCAAAGAGCAATATTTTGATTTATCGGAAATTGTTATTGAGCTTGAGATAACAAAAGAACAGATTTCCAAAATATTTGAATTTATAAACAATTCGTTTTTGTTGGATACAAATAATACCCCGATCATTTTGAGCAATAAAGCTGAAGGCAAAATAGTTTTTTACAAAGCAAAAGACAGCTATCATCTTTTTAACACTTGTAATACTTGGCTTGCCAGATGTCTTAATAGTGCGGGAATAATAATTGATGAGAATGTTGTTCTAACTGAGCAATTGTTTAATGAACTTTCAAAAGCCGGAAGAATAATTAAACCAGAATAA
- a CDS encoding ArsC family transcriptional regulator: protein MNIQIIGTKKCKETQKAERFFKERRIHFHFRDLTEKGLAKGELDNITRVIPLDDLIDRESKRFKDRGMQYKVFDIEEELLSDSLLLKTPVVRSEKFVTIGYQPDVWKEWIK, encoded by the coding sequence ATGAACATCCAGATAATCGGGACTAAAAAATGTAAAGAAACTCAAAAAGCTGAGCGCTTTTTTAAAGAAAGAAGAATTCATTTTCACTTTCGTGATTTAACTGAAAAAGGATTAGCTAAAGGTGAGCTTGATAATATTACAAGAGTAATTCCTCTGGATGATCTAATTGACAGGGAAAGTAAGAGATTTAAAGATCGTGGAATGCAGTATAAGGTTTTTGATATTGAAGAGGAATTGTTGTCCGACTCGCTATTACTCAAAACGCCTGTTGTTAGGAGTGAGAAATTTGTAACGATCGGTTATCAGCCTGATGTTTGGAAAGAGTGGATAAAGTGA
- a CDS encoding isoaspartyl peptidase/L-asparaginase, with the protein MNLKIYPIIIIFFLISFIPFSSFFLIAQQESSKYTIVIHGGAGYFSKDTPEELKQLYINSLTEALNIGKNILSTGGTSLDAVEKVINYLEDNILFNAGRGAVFTSEGKHELDASIMQGKDLTSGAVAGVTIIKNPISLARLVMEKTEHILFAGRGADELGIQFGVDIVPNSYFHDSTNYFKWLKSNLPKQQGETVGCVALDKYGNITAGTSTGGRQNKMPGRVGDSPLINAGTYANNKTCGVSATGIGELFIKNTVAFNISALMEYKGYTLKQACDELIYKRLPENSGGIIAVDSEGNFEMPFNTFSMMRAVANDKGVFKVEIWK; encoded by the coding sequence TTGAACTTAAAAATCTACCCGATAATAATAATATTTTTTCTGATATCATTCATTCCATTTAGTTCTTTTTTCTTAATTGCTCAGCAGGAAAGCAGCAAATATACAATTGTAATTCATGGCGGTGCAGGATATTTTTCTAAAGACACACCTGAAGAACTTAAACAACTATATATTAATTCTTTGACCGAAGCATTAAACATCGGAAAGAATATTCTTTCAACTGGAGGAACCAGTTTAGATGCTGTTGAAAAAGTTATCAATTATTTGGAAGATAATATTTTATTTAATGCTGGCAGGGGTGCTGTATTTACATCCGAAGGGAAGCATGAACTCGATGCTTCAATTATGCAGGGTAAAGATCTTACCAGCGGAGCAGTTGCCGGTGTAACGATTATTAAAAATCCAATTTCGCTTGCCAGATTAGTAATGGAAAAAACCGAACACATTTTGTTTGCTGGCAGAGGTGCTGATGAGCTTGGTATTCAGTTTGGAGTTGATATAGTTCCTAATTCATATTTCCATGATTCTACAAATTACTTTAAATGGTTAAAATCAAATTTACCAAAGCAGCAGGGAGAAACAGTTGGATGCGTTGCTCTTGATAAATATGGTAATATTACTGCAGGTACATCAACTGGTGGAAGACAAAACAAAATGCCGGGAAGAGTTGGGGATTCACCGCTTATTAATGCAGGTACTTATGCAAACAATAAAACTTGCGGAGTATCAGCAACTGGAATTGGAGAACTGTTTATAAAAAATACTGTTGCCTTTAATATTTCTGCGTTGATGGAGTATAAAGGATACACATTAAAACAAGCTTGCGATGAATTAATTTATAAGCGGTTGCCTGAAAACAGCGGAGGAATTATTGCCGTTGATAGCGAAGGAAATTTCGAAATGCCGTTTAACACTTTTAGTATGATGAGAGCGGTGGCAAATGATAAAGGAGTATTTAAGGTAGAAATCTGGAAGTAA
- the glnA gene encoding type I glutamate--ammonia ligase → MAKSSNGAIENVLKFIKDNGIKFIDMKFMDFPGQWQHFTIPVTNFNASSFEDGYGFDGSSIRGWKSIHESDMLLIPEAETMFVDPFIVSPTISLICDVYEPATREKYSRCPRNIAQKAEAYLLLTGIADTVYYGPEAEFFVFDDVRFDSQPNGSFYIVDSIEGKWNTGREENPNLGYKPRYKEGYFPVPPTDALLDLRNEMVTNLINCGIDVEAQHHEVASGGQCEIDLHFAPLVKAADQLLMFKYIVKNTAKKHNKTVTYMPKPIFGDNGSGMHVHTSLWKKGKPLFAGSGYAGLSEMGLYFIGGLLKHAPSLLAFTNPTTNSYKRLVPGYEAPVNLAYSQRNRSASIRIPMYSTSPKSKRVEFRCPDASGNPYLGFSAMLLAGLDGIINRIDPGEPLDKDIYDMDPEELKDVPSTPGSLEAALKALENDHEYLLKGDVFTEDVIDAWIKYKIDKEVKPMALQPHPYEFNLYYDV, encoded by the coding sequence ATGGCAAAATCTTCTAATGGTGCGATTGAAAATGTTCTTAAGTTTATAAAGGATAATGGTATCAAATTTATTGATATGAAGTTTATGGATTTTCCTGGGCAATGGCAGCATTTTACAATTCCGGTTACAAATTTTAACGCTTCATCTTTTGAAGATGGATATGGATTCGATGGTTCATCTATCCGCGGATGGAAATCAATTCACGAAAGTGATATGTTATTAATTCCAGAAGCTGAAACAATGTTTGTTGACCCGTTTATTGTTTCACCAACGATAAGTTTGATTTGTGATGTTTACGAACCGGCAACAAGAGAAAAATATTCCAGATGTCCAAGAAACATAGCACAAAAAGCAGAAGCTTACTTGCTTTTAACAGGAATTGCAGATACAGTTTACTATGGACCGGAAGCAGAATTTTTTGTGTTTGATGATGTAAGATTTGATTCCCAGCCAAACGGAAGTTTTTATATTGTTGATTCAATCGAAGGGAAATGGAATACCGGTAGAGAAGAAAATCCAAATCTAGGTTACAAACCAAGATATAAAGAAGGTTATTTTCCTGTGCCACCAACTGATGCTTTGTTAGACCTGAGAAATGAAATGGTAACTAACTTAATCAATTGCGGTATTGATGTAGAAGCACAGCATCATGAAGTTGCCAGCGGCGGACAGTGTGAAATTGATTTACATTTTGCACCACTTGTAAAAGCTGCCGATCAGTTATTGATGTTCAAATACATTGTAAAAAATACTGCAAAGAAGCACAACAAGACAGTTACCTATATGCCAAAACCTATCTTTGGCGATAATGGAAGCGGGATGCATGTTCATACTTCGTTATGGAAAAAAGGAAAACCCTTATTTGCCGGCTCCGGTTATGCAGGTTTAAGTGAAATGGGATTATATTTTATAGGAGGATTACTTAAACACGCACCAAGTTTACTTGCATTTACTAATCCAACTACAAACTCTTATAAGAGGTTAGTTCCGGGGTATGAAGCACCCGTTAATCTTGCTTACTCACAGAGAAACAGAAGTGCATCAATCAGAATTCCTATGTATTCAACATCTCCAAAATCAAAAAGAGTTGAGTTTAGATGTCCTGATGCATCCGGTAATCCTTATCTTGGATTTTCTGCAATGCTATTAGCTGGTTTGGATGGAATAATTAATCGTATTGATCCGGGTGAACCACTTGATAAAGATATTTATGACATGGATCCGGAAGAATTAAAAGATGTTCCGTCAACTCCGGGAAGTCTAGAAGCCGCATTAAAAGCTTTAGAAAATGATCACGAGTATTTGTTAAAGGGTGATGTGTTTACTGAAGATGTAATTGATGCGTGGATAAAATACAAAATAGATAAAGAAGTAAAACCAATGGCTCTTCAGCCGCATCCTTATGAGTTTAATTTGTATTATGATGTTTAG
- a CDS encoding DinB family protein, giving the protein MRPVKGDYAEYYQPYIDLIKGDDIFRVLVEQNLESQNILNSFPESKGNFSYAEGKWTVKEVIGHLMDVERVFAYRTLCVARGETKPLPSMEQDDYVKNGNFNNRQLFDLIYEYRLVRESNILLFGSFDKSVLQNKGNVNGNVTTVLALIFMIAGHEKHHLNILMERYM; this is encoded by the coding sequence ATGCGACCCGTAAAAGGTGATTATGCAGAATATTATCAGCCTTATATTGACTTAATAAAAGGGGATGATATTTTTAGAGTGCTTGTTGAACAAAATCTGGAATCACAAAATATTCTTAACTCGTTTCCTGAAAGCAAAGGTAATTTTAGCTATGCCGAAGGGAAGTGGACTGTGAAGGAGGTTATCGGACATTTAATGGATGTTGAAAGAGTATTTGCATACCGCACCTTATGCGTTGCACGCGGAGAAACTAAACCGCTTCCTTCTATGGAGCAGGATGATTACGTAAAAAACGGTAACTTTAATAACAGACAATTGTTTGATTTAATTTATGAGTATAGATTGGTCAGAGAATCCAATATACTGTTATTCGGCAGTTTTGATAAGTCGGTTTTACAAAACAAAGGCAATGTTAACGGAAATGTTACAACTGTTCTTGCCTTGATTTTTATGATTGCAGGACACGAAAAGCACCATCTTAATATTTTAATGGAAAGATATATGTAA
- a CDS encoding S46 family peptidase, whose protein sequence is MKNNNVFLFFFVLIIFLFQLSYPQTYYGLNPDTVKAQKFDMGKMWTFENPPIDYFEKEYGFKPSKELLEKFQKSALKFGGGCSASFISENGLIMTNHHCVRDILKSVQKENENILRDGFIAVSLNDERAVPKLKVEQLLIIKDVTDQVQSSMDKGETDEEKVELRDSEINKIKSQASEQNPELTFKVISLYNGGKYSLYGYKVYNDIRLVFVPELFVAKLGGNPDNFTFPRYGLDCAFLRAYENGKPIKTDFYFKWNSEDIVENQPVFVIGNPGRTNRIYTMAQIEFARDIQYPMLVNMLKEMNSVYEKKVDEDNAQDFNLIARLYGIGNALKVYDGTYKALLDPYLVARKMDFEKHFREEVQGDKKLNENYGSIWSEIEKLRKEMGKNFRKVFAYSIGGFVSPQYLTMANKLVQYAKNLKDDKITQEEFDSLSAKLFPQDFDKELENTLMVIKLNIVKNNLPDNDKIVSKLIGDKSTKQAADEMIRNSVFTSSEKLLKLVRKGADAVLNSDDPFIFFILNTQDELAQILDENKSRIDKEEILNQMLGEALYKVYGDAIPPDATGTLRLADGIVKGYNYNGTEAPIKTTFYGSLDRYYSFNKKFPFNLPAYWENLPKEFDPSASLNFVSTNDIVGGNSGSPVVNVKGEIVGLAFDGNIESLPSNFIYTTEANRTVSVSAVGMIEAIRDLYKINSLANEILNGKINQEEK, encoded by the coding sequence ATGAAAAATAACAATGTGTTTCTCTTTTTCTTTGTTCTGATAATTTTCCTTTTTCAATTATCTTATCCGCAAACTTATTACGGGTTAAATCCTGATACTGTGAAGGCGCAGAAATTTGATATGGGAAAAATGTGGACTTTTGAAAATCCGCCTATTGATTACTTTGAAAAAGAATATGGATTTAAGCCATCAAAAGAGTTACTTGAGAAATTTCAGAAAAGTGCGTTAAAGTTTGGCGGCGGCTGTTCAGCTTCTTTCATCTCTGAAAATGGATTGATTATGACTAACCATCATTGTGTGCGCGATATATTGAAAAGTGTTCAGAAAGAGAATGAAAATATTTTAAGAGATGGATTTATTGCTGTCAGCTTAAATGATGAAAGAGCTGTACCCAAATTGAAAGTTGAACAATTACTAATTATTAAAGATGTTACAGATCAGGTTCAATCTTCAATGGATAAAGGTGAAACTGATGAGGAAAAAGTTGAATTGAGAGATAGTGAAATAAATAAAATTAAATCTCAGGCATCAGAGCAAAATCCAGAATTAACTTTTAAAGTGATCTCTTTATACAACGGCGGTAAATATTCTCTTTATGGCTACAAAGTTTACAATGATATAAGATTAGTATTTGTGCCTGAGTTATTTGTTGCGAAGCTTGGCGGCAATCCGGATAATTTTACTTTCCCACGCTATGGTCTGGATTGTGCATTCCTTCGTGCCTATGAAAATGGAAAACCAATAAAAACAGATTTTTATTTTAAATGGAATAGCGAGGATATTGTTGAAAATCAGCCCGTGTTCGTAATTGGAAATCCCGGCAGAACGAACAGAATTTATACTATGGCACAGATCGAATTTGCAAGAGATATTCAATATCCCATGCTGGTAAATATGCTTAAGGAAATGAATAGTGTTTATGAAAAAAAGGTTGATGAAGATAATGCACAGGATTTTAATTTAATCGCAAGACTTTACGGAATTGGAAATGCACTTAAAGTGTATGATGGAACTTATAAAGCTTTGCTTGATCCTTATTTAGTTGCAAGAAAGATGGATTTTGAAAAACACTTCAGAGAAGAAGTACAAGGCGATAAAAAATTAAACGAAAACTATGGAAGTATTTGGAGCGAAATAGAAAAATTGAGAAAAGAAATGGGAAAAAATTTTCGGAAAGTTTTTGCATACTCAATTGGCGGCTTTGTTTCACCACAATATTTAACTATGGCTAATAAACTTGTTCAGTATGCAAAAAATTTAAAAGATGATAAAATCACTCAGGAAGAATTCGATTCATTAAGTGCAAAATTATTTCCTCAAGACTTTGATAAAGAATTAGAAAATACATTAATGGTTATCAAGCTGAATATTGTTAAGAATAATCTGCCGGATAATGATAAAATAGTTTCGAAGTTGATCGGTGATAAATCAACAAAGCAGGCTGCTGATGAAATGATAAGAAATTCTGTATTCACCTCATCAGAAAAATTACTTAAACTTGTAAGAAAAGGTGCCGATGCAGTTTTAAATTCTGATGATCCTTTTATCTTTTTTATATTAAACACTCAGGATGAGCTAGCACAAATACTGGATGAAAATAAATCCCGCATAGATAAAGAAGAAATCCTTAATCAAATGCTTGGTGAAGCTTTATATAAAGTCTATGGCGATGCTATACCACCTGATGCAACAGGCACATTAAGATTGGCTGATGGGATTGTAAAAGGTTATAATTATAATGGTACTGAAGCGCCAATTAAGACTACTTTTTACGGCTCATTAGATCGTTATTATTCGTTTAATAAAAAGTTTCCGTTTAATTTACCGGCATATTGGGAAAATCTTCCGAAAGAATTTGATCCTTCAGCTTCGTTAAATTTTGTAAGCACAAATGATATTGTCGGCGGAAACTCAGGAAGCCCGGTTGTTAATGTTAAAGGCGAGATTGTCGGACTCGCATTTGATGGGAACATTGAAAGTTTACCGAGTAATTTTATATACACAACCGAAGCAAACCGAACTGTTAGTGTAAGCGCAGTGGGAATGATTGAAGCAATTCGTGATCTTTACAAAATAAATAGTTTAGCTAATGAGATCTTAAATGGAAAAATAAATCAAGAGGAAAAATGA
- a CDS encoding DUF4476 domain-containing protein, translating into MKLKIIIIVVILISISFAQEHHRKERKKYQDIELKEIVLLISSNFEKLEREYLTKLSYRDYNRAKSILIDSYDLLNSIPLKDDHYEELPLPISNSDFNGLIESVKNEGFDSDRLNVISIAADYHYFLVEQVLQLMDLFVMSDSKLEVVKMTYPNVIDKNNNFRLISAFTFSSDKEEVKKIISSYPGR; encoded by the coding sequence ATGAAACTAAAAATCATAATCATAGTTGTTATTCTTATAAGTATATCCTTTGCACAAGAGCATCATCGTAAAGAAAGAAAAAAATATCAGGATATCGAGCTTAAAGAAATCGTGTTGCTTATATCATCAAATTTCGAAAAGCTTGAAAGAGAGTATTTAACAAAATTAAGTTATCGTGATTATAACCGTGCCAAATCTATTTTGATTGATAGTTATGATCTTCTTAATTCAATACCGTTAAAGGATGATCATTATGAAGAACTGCCTTTACCAATCTCTAATTCAGATTTTAACGGACTGATAGAAAGTGTAAAAAATGAAGGGTTTGATTCTGACAGACTCAATGTTATCTCCATTGCAGCTGATTATCATTATTTTTTAGTTGAGCAGGTTTTGCAATTAATGGATCTGTTTGTAATGTCTGACAGCAAACTGGAAGTTGTTAAGATGACTTATCCCAATGTAATAGATAAGAATAATAATTTTAGACTAATTAGTGCCTTTACGTTTTCATCTGATAAAGAAGAAGTAAAGAAAATTATTAGTTCATATCCTGGCAGATAA
- the sugE gene encoding quaternary ammonium compound efflux SMR transporter SugE, translating into MYWLILFIAGLFEVAWAVGLKYSEGFSKLWPSVFTIASMIISMGMLAYSVKHLPVGTAYAVWTGIGAIGTAILGMILFSESKELIRIFFIFLIVVGIVGLKVFSDDLSN; encoded by the coding sequence ATGTACTGGTTAATATTATTTATTGCCGGATTATTCGAGGTTGCCTGGGCTGTCGGATTGAAATATTCAGAAGGCTTTTCAAAACTTTGGCCCTCAGTGTTTACAATTGCAAGTATGATTATCTCAATGGGAATGCTTGCTTATTCTGTAAAACATCTTCCAGTTGGAACTGCCTATGCAGTTTGGACAGGAATTGGAGCTATCGGAACTGCAATACTCGGAATGATTCTGTTTAGCGAATCAAAAGAATTAATAAGAATATTTTTTATTTTTTTAATTGTTGTTGGTATTGTGGGATTGAAAGTGTTTTCTGATGATTTGAGTAATTAG
- a CDS encoding glycosyltransferase family 9 protein, whose protein sequence is MNIDFLLRAEYADAVKLNPHLNKFYLFNRIDEKNNLLLDELIQNKYDVVIDLQNNLRTKKITNQLSGKVLRFNKKNFDKFLLVQFKINRLKDSKQIPIRYASVIPDLILDKRGLELVTDKQPDSRIDNTKINIGICPGARHFTKRWIPEYYIELGNKFAENNFQVFLMGGKTDRVICREISKAIPGSIDLSNDDDLLQTAANMNLCSLVVCNDSGLMHAATSTKAKVITIFGSSVKEFGFTPYHCNNIILENKSLNCRPCSHIGKDYCPKKHFKCMIEIKPDLVFRTAVEFLRNQ, encoded by the coding sequence ATGAATATTGATTTCTTGTTACGTGCCGAATATGCAGATGCAGTAAAACTAAATCCTCACTTAAACAAATTTTATTTGTTCAACCGGATAGATGAAAAGAATAATTTGTTATTGGATGAACTGATACAAAATAAGTATGATGTTGTTATTGACCTTCAGAATAATCTTAGAACAAAGAAAATCACTAATCAGTTATCAGGTAAAGTCTTAAGATTTAATAAAAAGAATTTTGATAAATTCTTGTTAGTGCAGTTTAAGATCAACAGACTAAAAGACTCTAAGCAAATTCCAATAAGATATGCTTCTGTGATTCCGGATTTAATTCTTGATAAAAGAGGTCTGGAGTTAGTTACGGATAAACAACCAGATAGCAGAATAGATAATACAAAGATAAATATTGGTATTTGTCCTGGTGCTCGTCACTTTACCAAACGCTGGATTCCTGAATATTATATTGAACTTGGTAATAAATTTGCGGAAAATAATTTTCAGGTATTCTTGATGGGGGGGAAAACTGACCGGGTTATATGCAGAGAAATTAGTAAAGCAATTCCGGGTTCAATTGATTTATCAAATGATGATGATCTGCTTCAAACCGCTGCAAATATGAATTTGTGTTCGCTGGTGGTGTGTAACGATTCCGGTTTAATGCATGCTGCTACATCAACAAAAGCAAAGGTTATCACAATTTTCGGATCATCGGTTAAGGAATTTGGTTTTACACCTTATCACTGTAATAATATAATTTTAGAAAACAAATCTTTAAATTGCCGCCCGTGTTCTCATATAGGAAAAGACTATTGTCCAAAAAAACATTTTAAATGTATGATCGAGATTAAACCGGATCTGGTATTCAGAACTGCAGTTGAGTTTTTAAGAAATCAATGA
- a CDS encoding Lrp/AsnC family transcriptional regulator: MVDEIDLRILRTLQKKGRTKRNELADEVKLSIPSVSERLNKLEEKGIIEGYYAKLNRKEFNYDIMAFILVIMDSSKHYKNLITKVEKIPEILECHAVLGEGSHLLKALVKNTEALEKILSEIQSWQGVTGTKTTYVLSTVKETFEINV, translated from the coding sequence ATGGTAGATGAGATAGATTTAAGGATTCTCCGCACTCTGCAAAAAAAGGGCAGGACAAAACGAAATGAACTAGCTGATGAAGTTAAACTTTCTATTCCTTCTGTAAGTGAGCGGTTGAATAAACTTGAGGAGAAAGGAATCATTGAAGGCTATTACGCAAAACTGAATCGTAAGGAATTTAACTATGATATAATGGCGTTTATCCTTGTAATAATGGATTCCTCAAAACACTATAAAAATCTTATAACAAAAGTTGAAAAGATACCTGAGATACTTGAGTGTCATGCAGTACTTGGCGAAGGATCCCATTTATTAAAAGCTCTTGTTAAAAATACAGAAGCACTCGAAAAAATTCTTTCCGAAATTCAATCCTGGCAGGGTGTAACAGGTACAAAAACAACTTATGTGCTTTCCACAGTTAAAGAAACTTTTGAAATTAATGTTTAA
- the fbp gene encoding class 1 fructose-bisphosphatase: protein MKRMKFNTLARHIYEEERKYPEATGELSDLLHDLSLAAKVISLEVNKAGLVDILGFTGDENVHGEKVKKLDIYAHEMMIKAMDHGGHLCVMASEEEEDIIHIPQEFHIGKYVLLFDPLDGSSNIDANVSIGTIFSIYRRVSPGNEPGTMEDCLQQGLHQLAAGYIIYGSSTLFVYTAGNGVHGFTLDPSFGEFILSHPNIKTPKKSKIYSINEGNYLYWHQGLKKYIKWLQDEDKATSRPYSARYIGSMVADIHRNLLYGGIFMYPADSRNPNGKLRLMYECNPMAFLVEQAGGRASDGKRRILEVQPKSLHQRTPIFIGSEEDVMLVEKFLREYEMIEVK, encoded by the coding sequence ATGAAACGAATGAAATTCAACACTCTTGCTCGTCATATTTATGAAGAAGAAAGAAAATATCCTGAAGCAACAGGTGAACTTTCTGATCTCCTTCACGATCTTTCATTAGCTGCAAAAGTTATCTCACTTGAAGTAAATAAAGCGGGTTTGGTTGATATACTCGGATTTACAGGTGATGAAAATGTACATGGTGAAAAAGTTAAGAAGCTTGATATTTATGCTCACGAAATGATGATTAAAGCTATGGACCACGGCGGACATCTTTGTGTAATGGCTAGCGAAGAAGAAGAAGATATTATTCATATTCCACAAGAGTTTCATATTGGTAAATATGTTTTACTATTTGATCCGCTTGATGGTTCTTCTAATATTGATGCTAACGTTAGCATAGGTACAATCTTTTCTATCTATAGAAGAGTATCCCCCGGAAATGAGCCCGGCACAATGGAAGATTGTTTACAGCAAGGTCTCCATCAGCTTGCAGCAGGTTATATAATTTACGGATCGAGTACTTTATTCGTATATACTGCAGGCAATGGTGTTCATGGGTTTACTCTTGATCCTTCATTCGGTGAGTTTATTTTATCACATCCAAACATTAAAACTCCCAAGAAATCCAAAATATACAGCATCAACGAAGGTAATTATCTGTACTGGCATCAGGGACTAAAAAAATATATTAAATGGCTGCAAGATGAAGATAAAGCAACCAGCAGACCTTATTCAGCACGCTACATTGGTTCTATGGTTGCTGATATTCATCGTAACCTTCTATATGGCGGTATTTTTATGTACCCTGCTGACTCACGAAACCCAAACGGTAAATTAAGATTAATGTATGAATGCAATCCGATGGCATTTCTTGTTGAGCAAGCTGGTGGCAGAGCATCTGATGGAAAACGGAGAATACTTGAAGTACAGCCAAAGTCATTACATCAGCGCACACCAATTTTTATCGGCAGTGAAGAAGATGTAATGCTTGTAGAAAAGTTTTTAAGAGAATATGAAATGATAGAGGTCAAGTAG